Genomic window (Oenanthe melanoleuca isolate GR-GAL-2019-014 chromosome 1A, OMel1.0, whole genome shotgun sequence):
aacacacacacccctgATAAGCTGGGAGTTTCCTGAGTTAGTGTTTTAGGGAGATATAAAGACTTGGTAATCTTGGGTTGCTTCTTCCAGAGTATTGGAGTCCAATTAGCAAGCAGTAAAATTTCTAGGTTTTAGTGTATTTAGTTGCACTTATCAGCTATAGATATTTGGCTTGAATTGATCTTGTTTGTTCCAGCAGCAAGCCCTCCCAAGGTTATCACATTTGATGAACTGATGGCAGCTACAAGAAATCTGTCAAACTGGACTCTAGCTCATGAAATTGCTGTAAATGCAAATTTTTGCATAAAACATGAAGACTACCCACAAAACAGGTAAGAGTCTGAATTTTGCAAAGAGCAGTACTGGTgatggaaagaggaaaaatgagtGGAGCAGTCTAGACTGTGTTTTGGGAGCTGATGATCCACCACCCAAGAAAGATGTGGTTGCAGGGCATAATATCTGGGGAAGTGTTTCCCAGCAAGTGGTCAGTCTCATCTAAAACAGTTACAAGGATGAAAGCTAGTTGGGAATCTTTTCCATATCTAATTGACTTACTCCACAGCTTTGCAGGCACAGTGAAACAAATTGTACACAAGGCATTTTGGGATCATTTGGAATCGGAACTGAATGAAGATCCTCCAGAATACGAACATGCTATCAAGCTCTTTGAGGAAATTAAGGAGGTAATGTTCTTCCATCTCTGCATTGTTTTGTCAGCTTAGCTCTAAGAGTCCCTTAGTTCACTGAAGGCTCTCCTTAACTTAGTTGAGCCAACACCTTCTagttcttccttttaaaatatgaagcCATGATTATTCAGAACTGAAAACAATGTCTATTTGTAGTATATTTATATTAACCAGGAGCATGGCCACAAACAAACAGTGGCATGTTCACTCAACTATGACTGCACAGTCATCAGTTGAAAGTCGTGTCTTTTCCCAAAGCTTCACATCTCTACTAGCTTGTTCCAGAACCATACTGTGAGCTTAGGGCATGAACAATAGTATAAACATGTCTGCACCTGCCCACTTAGACTTCGTTGTTTGATTATCACACAGGTGAGCATACAGACCTTCAATCCTGGCACAATATAAGTCTTTCAGAATTTAAAGTTGGtaaatgtttgttttacagGGTAACCTCCCAGCTTTTGAAATAGTGTAGTTGTTgacttgctttttgttttattggcTTTGAGCATTTTTGCAGAACTGtactggtggttttttttttcccaaacaatcctttttttccccactaccTTTGATAATGTTCAGTCTTAAAATGTCTGGTTATAATCTCTCAGCTATATACACCTGACACGAATATTAAAATTTCACTCAAGTGTGTTTACTAAGTGCTTTGGTTTTTATTgataagcttttctttttttctgcctctctaaTTTAgattcttctttccttcctgacTCCTGGAGCAAACAGGATTCACAATCAAATTTGTGAAGTTCTAGATACGGATCTTATAAGACAGCAGGCTGAACACAATGCTGTTGATATTCCTGGGCTAGCTAACTATATCATCAACACTATGGGAAAGTTATGTGCTCCAATAAGAGACAACGACATAAAACAGTTAAAAGCAACTGACAATATTGTAGAGTTACTGAGGTTGGTATTTGAGTGTggtttttggagaaaaaaaaaaactttctgaaaGGTAGTAGACAGTGGAAGGCAGGGGGGCTGGGTAAAGGAAGTCTAAAATTGTGTCAGTTTGCATAACACCTGTTCTCAAACTATAGGAAAACTTCCTGATGCATTAAAGGGGAAGAGCTCTGACACAGAGATTGTGTATCTTACTTTGTAATGAAATGGGTAGGTTACCTAGATGAGACCAAGCAGCTTTGAATATCTAAGTTAACAACTCTTGAAATAATCTCTGTTTctgaaactttctttttctgtcttacTCATTCTTACAAAATGTAAGCAGCACACTTGTACTGTTTCTTATTGATGTGTTAATTGCCTGCTTCTTCTGGAAGGCCAAACTTTGGATTTAAAGCTCTTTAGTTAAGATCTTAATACTTGAACTTGAGTAAAACATTCTGCATGGGCAGAAAACAGCGTTCCTTATGTAAACTGAAATACTAAGAGTGAATGGTAGTTGTTCTATTGTGTATATATAGGGATCAGAAGGATTGTTTCTCTTAATGCACTCAGTGACCAAAAAGTTAAAATCTCTTAATTGAGGCTGAAATATACCAATTAATGTAGTTTTTGAAAAACTTAGTTACAGGGCTGTAGCATTTAGTGATGCTACATGAGTTCTGCTCTTTTTAACTTAGACTAAGCCTTATATATACTACTCCTTCAAGAATTCCACATGATAGATAACATATCTATTATTCTGAAATGCTAATGAAGGAGTTCACTTCTCCCAGAATTGAAGCTGAAGTGATAATGTACACGTGCTTCGTGGGTGCTGGTGAAAATCAATAGAGTAAATTAAactgtgacattttaaattCCTCTTTTCAGACAAATATTCCATGTTTTGGACCTGATGAAAGTGGATATGGCAAATTACACAATTAAAAGCCTTAGACCGTACCTCTGGCATAACTTGGTGGACTACGAAAGAacaaaattccaggaaattctTGAAGAAACACCAAGTATGTTCCATGctatatttaaattaatcttttctttgaaaagacTATTTAAATACATGCTGTGAAAACTCTAAGTTGCAGTTAACTTAGAGGAAGACTTCAATTTCTTGTCTGTATCTAAGTAATGAGAATTTTTTGACAAGCAAGCTGTCACTGGATGATTGCTGAACTTGCTGTCAAGTTTGTCTGTCTGTAGTCTGGGGCACTTTCAGACAAACTTATATTTGCCAAATTAGTTGGTgtctaaaaaacaaacaagtggTGACTCTTGCTGTCTGGATGCAGAAGCCCAATGTAAAATGAGACTTTCCTCTTTTGTGTGCAACAGTTTTGTTGTTAATATGAAGTAAACATGTGAAAGCAGTGCCTGAAAGCCGGAAGGGGTAAGATAAATTCTTAGTAAACAAAAGGCAGGCTCTGAACAAAATTTCTTAGATGATTCCAAGTCAACTTGGTCTACTATTTTGTGTCATTTGATTCAACAGTATGCAGAAATATATCCtccaagaaaaataagtaaGCGTGCTAACATCTGGAGCAGGGGCTTCTAAAATGggagccctgagcctgcagTGATAGAGCCTGCAGTGTTCGTATATGCAGCCTGAGAAAAACCCTACCACAACAGATGAAATGTTTTAATCTTCCTTCACCTCTACTTTTCGGTCTTGTACCCTACCTGATAAGTGGCCTCtccaaaaaagggaaaacaatcCTTTGGGAACTCAAACTTTCAGACTTCTATTACCTCAAAATCTTGTCTGAAGTCTTAATTTGTGGCTGGGTTTGTACAAATCAGGTGGAATTTAAAGGTGACCAGTGGAAGATGATCAGTATAACAAAATGAGAGAATTACCATATGTGAAGACTAAGCTGTTGAAGTTGTCAGAAGTTGAATTCTCTTATGTAtgcaactcttttttttctcaaggtAGTGCTTATTTTGATGAAGGCATGCAGTAAATCTGTGCTATTTGCAATGCTTAGGTGCCCTGAATCTCACAACAGAATGGATAAAAGAATCAATAGAAGATGAATTGTCATCTATTTCTGATGAGTCTTCATCATCCCCTGGTGCTGATGGTAGTTCAAAACCAATTATTAGTCCTACACTGGTGCTAAACAATGGCTACTTGAAACTGTTACAGTGGGATTACTGCAAAACAATTCCAGAGgtaagaaatatattttggtGTCTTCATCTTACCAGCTATATGAAATCATTGGTGTGATATAATAATCCTGTTATTGATGACAGTAAGTGAATATTCTCTTGCGTTCCTTAAACTTCTGCACAGTAAATTTGAAATTTGGAGATTATATTCTAGTCCAGTTTCTGCAATTCAAGATGGGCAAGTCAACAACCAGAAAAGAACAAGGTAAAGGttgttctctctctttccaaTCATAGCTCACCAGCTCCACCCTAAGAGCAGTCTTGGCTGTGGTCAAAGGCTGGGCCTTGTATTAACAGTACTTGGCTTTCTCTATCTTTAAAAGAAGTGAGTGTAGCACCCTGTTTTCCtaacagcagcaggatttggtgGGATCACTCTTTGGAATAGAATCAATAAAAACTTGAGTCCTCTAAAGTAGGTATTTACCCTTTCTCAGTGCATATAAACTATTGCTTCAAGACTTCAGTTTTTCCCTCCAAGTCCTGATTACTGACTTCTGCAACTTTCTGTAAAGCCGGTGTGAAATTTGCCATCAGTCAGGGCTAAAATTTGCATCTCCAGGGAGGGCCTTAGCTATGTGTAAGGTGGCCTGACAGAGAATTTGTTAAATACATGGGGATGTTCTTGGTGTTCTCCAGTCAGTAGACATAAGGGAATTATTCTTACCTTTCTGTGAACCGTTTTGAGTAAGAACTATGTACAGATGTCTTCAGGTGGATCTAGCTTGCCATACTATGAAATTGCAACCAACTACAGTTGGATGTTAATGCCCCCATGCTGCTCATGATGAACTCTTTGTAACCTAATGTTAACTCCAGGTACATCTTGCTGTGGGAATTTCTTATGTTCTTGGTATGACCTGCTGGCTTTTTGCCTGGAGCCAGGTTATGTATCACTTGCAGAACCTGCTCTGGTGGTTGAATTGGTGGATGTCAAGCACAGTTGTTCATTATTATCCATCAGTTAGAAATCTTGGCAATTTTTCAGAAGACACCCAAACCCAGAAGAATGTTCTGTCTGTAACTTGGTCATTACAATATCCTTGGTATCTTCTGAGTGTTCCATGTTGTGGGCTGAATTGTTGGTTGCAGATTTACCAGCAGTGATGAGGAATAAGGTGCGATGTCCTCAGTTAACTCATTACTATTGTTGCCACCACAGGTTTACTTCTAGTACTTGTACATAATGCTCCTTCATGCTATACTACATATTTAGGGTATTTCAGTTTCTGTCTCCTCTGGGTTTGTATATTTGTGATTAAAAATAGTAGTGCTTCATGACTACATCCTAGATCtgtccttttcttctctctccgTCCTTATTCCTAAACTGGTTTTATTGTTTCAATTCTAGACTCTAATAACAGATGAAGTTCGTCTTCAGGAGTTAAGAGAAAAGCTCAATCAGTTAAAAGTCATAGCTTGTGTTTCTCTCATAACAAACAACATGGTAGGTGCAGCAATTGTAGATGTGCCTGATTTTGCTGACCAGCTGAAAAGGATCTCCCTTCCTCTTCTTGAAGGCATGAACAAGAAGTAAGgccttttttttattcctctttttaactttttttttttttgataggaAACAATTTGGAGCAATTCTAGTGTCATAGCTGCTTGTTATCAATAGGAAGATACCAAATTTTATTATCCCTTTATGATACAAGCCAGTGTAGGTTTTCAAAGGTAGATTTTAATAAATTCTTAGTCTTGATGTTAATGTACAGATTTTGGAACCTAGTAGTAAATTTCATTCATACACTCCTAATAGCGGAGAGACTGGCAATACATTTACTAAATCCTCTTGGGAGTTGTTTCAAACTTGTTGTACATAGTTCAAGTTACTTGGCTGCCTGTTTCTTTGGCTGCTTGTACTACAAGTCTTATGTATGTGACTGTCTTTTAAAAGAGTTTTCCACTCTTTTTTGTTGTGAAATGCTATGCACGTGGCCCAGAAAAACACCTAGGCACAAGGATAAAGTGAACTGGTGTCACTGTTGCACACTTGAAATTGCTTTTCCCATTTGAATCTCAACTAGGTCCTTATTTTACCTTCCACATagatattttcctgtttatgtAAATCTACGGAAATCTgcagcaaaaaatgaaaagttttcaaaattctCATTGCAGAGGCCAGgttgaaaataaaaggaaaggaggCAAATGAGGGTACTTTACAACCTATGCTACAGAAACTGCAGAATTTAatggttttctgtttcttccagaAGTTTTGACTTGATGGAGGCTCTGAATGCTATTGGCATCCAAATTTGCAGCACAGTGAACAAGTCTCTAAGTGAAAGAGGTCTTCCCACTCTTGGTGAAGAAATGCAGAGTAATTTAATGGGTCAAATTGCTCATATTGTTGAGAAGAATAATCCTGTCTGTTCCTTGATTGGTTAGTAAGATACTACCGAATTGTCATATTGTATGTGTCTGTTTATAAACTTACTCTGAGCAAGCTTAATCAGCTGTCTAATTAGCttctaaaagcattttcttacTGCAGTAAAGTACTGGCTCAGCTAAGGCTAAGGAAATGTTTACTTACAGATGGTGTTCTTGGTATGCTGCAGAGCATGGTTAGTCACAGCTAGAAATAATTGTAAGAGTGCATGTAGAGACAAGCATAGACAGCCTAGTATTTTTGGAGAAGAATTTAGAAAAATGAGTGTTACTTAGTCTTCTTTCTGTCCATTCTGGGTTTAAACCTagtggatttgtttgttttcctttgagtcTACTTCATATTAGTCAATGTGACTTGTTGCAGTAGGTTTATGCTGTGTTCACCTTGCAGTAGCTAAATTTAAGAAGCTTACAGTATTGTTTCCCACCCCAACACAATCTTGGGAAAGAATTGTTGCTTAcattgttggattttttttctgtgctgatgtGCAGGGTGCTTACCAAGTGACTGTGGCTTCATCTCGGGTTTACATTTGTTCTGAGCATActttatatttcatttcagaCAAACGAATCCAGCTCTTCATGAGAAGCTTGCTTGCCCTTCCGAGTTTTCAGAAGTGTATGCCTACTGTGCCAGGAGGCCTTTCTGTGATTCAGACAGAGATAGAGTTGCTGGGATCTCAGTATGCAAGCATTGTGAACTTCAATAAAAAAGTGTATGGACCATTCTATGCAAACATACttaaaaaactgctttttcctgAGGCAGCAatggagaaaacagaaggaGTAACATCtaacaattaaaaaatgtaCCCTTTTTTAATCTTCTAAGACAATAGGGAAGTCACATCTCTAAGAACAGCCTACTCCAGTGACTGTTGATGGGAAAAGGTTTTGTAAAATGTATAGAGAGTTTCTGAAATTCACTGTAAAGAAATTAATGTCAAGgtcatatacatatattttaatagaaaaatatttgtttaatgGATTGTCACTTACAATAGCcagtgaatttttaatttccatagCAAGCATTTATTGTGACTTGCAGTGGGAAAGAGCTGGCAATGTACTAACTGTTTTGCCACCATCAAAACAATgttatttttcaatttaaatgtatttacatATAGCAATGCCTATTAGGAAATGACAAAACAACTATAGATAAAATGTACTATGCTTACATTGTATTTTTGTAGAGTAACATCTCAGACAACAATTATGTTTCTGAAAGTACTTTGAAAAAGAAACTATAGCATAACTGCTTTAGTAGCCAAACCCAGGTTCATACTCGGCCAAGTTCAGGTACTCCTGCAATTACTGGACCCAGAACTTTGCATCTGTTACATTAAGGAATGTCAGTGTTACAAGCTGTTCGCAGGATAGTATTAGTTACAGAAGCAGCATTCACCACTTCAAGTAGGAATCATTCAGAACTTCTCAACTCTAATTAAGATTAATGATAAATACCTAAGAAACCTGATGCTGGGGGGGTGGAGTAAATTTCTGTATATAGTGTTTATTTAGTGGAGGTCATACAGATCTTTAATACATGTATGTACTGGTTTTTGATCTTAATGGATGgatattaagtatttttaagtTAGGTCTTTCTAACCTTTATTCCCAAAAGCACTTAAGATTGACCTTACAGTGTACCACAGAAGAACTACTCTTTTCATGCCCTTATCCAACAGAATGTGAGTTTTATCACAAGATATTCTTAGCCCTGAAAGCAAGAACCCATGTAATTAgtcatttttgaaaatattactaGATTCACTTTTTTTACAGAGTGTGTGAGAAATGCTCCCGttttcttcaaatttctttGACTGAGCCCCAATACTTAGTTCCCATTTAAGGCATTGGGAATCTTGCATATGCAATCTCGAAAACAAATAGAATTGAAATGGAGAAATCTGGAAGTGAACTTCTTTAAGTTTAcacaggttttattttgcatatttcaGATTACTAGGATTAGATAGTGCTGGAATACATATTATAGACATGTTCTTGTCTATTAAATTGAATAATTTACTtgaaaatgatattttaatatattaccATATAATACTCCTTTTAAGATGTCATATATAGAAAACCTCAGTGTGGTACAAgttagaagtaatttttaatattttatattacaaTCTATTTTTTATGAAGAGACAAAAATATCCTGTAAAAATGTAATGTGTCACACAAAATGTTTATGTACGTTACTGTGTCTATcataaaggtaaaaaaaaaaaacctgggcATTATTAGCACTGTGGTTTTGTAGTCCATTTCTACAGGAATGTGTATCCTTTATAGCAAAGAACATTACTTCTATTCAGTGGTTTTTCAGTGGCCAAGGACTTTGGTCACATGTACATGTTAAGGAAAACTTTCTTTGAAATGCCTTTTTAGAGAAATTTCTCTAGTGCACTTCTGTTCTATCCCTTATAAAAACattgcacaaaataaaaatgagcacATATTTTAAAGGGAACTGTTTGCTAGAAAACCTGAGAGAAAGGAACTCTTAGACTATAACAACTGTGCCACTAGGTAAGCCAGGCTTGCTCAGATGAATATGAAATTTTGGTAGGCAATTCAAAATcattaagagaaaaatacatttcaaaagcAGGTAGAGGGAATAAATCGTAGTGATTTGCTACAATTTTAGCCAAAAGAGAATTTTATGAACATTTGAAGGTGATTGCTAATATGATTATGAACTTTTAATTGTAATATTTTATATCCATTCTATTGTACAAATAAATGTTAAACTATAGTTCCTTAATGAGCTGGGAAAGCTGTCATACTAGTTTTTACCAGTAAATACTCAAAATACAGCATTTATTCGGGGGGATTGGTGTTTAGGGTGACTTGCAAAGGGCATTTTATAGCATGGCCTGTGTCTTAAGTGATTGtttaatgtgttttaatttaatgtttcaAACATGGACATTGCATCTGTTTTAATGTCATGTGTTGCATGCTGTTTATGCTACTGTGGCTGAAATGCACTTGCCTCTACTCAGAAAGCTGTCCTTGTGAAACAAGATGCCATTCTGTAGCAGCTTTGTTAAAAAACAAGTATTTGAGGGTTTGTATGcattaaattttgtttgtgaTACCATCAGTGGTGAAAACTCATTTATACAAACTTTATTAAATGCAATGGATTGTTAAATGCCAAAGATACTCTGTTGTGACTGTTTTTCTGTTACTTcttggagcagctccagtgtAGAGCAGTGACTTTAACCCAGCTGTAAAAGTACTATTCACAACAGTTGCCTGCTTAAATCTGACTGCTTGGAGGAAGGATGTGTTGAGTTTGCATGGCAGAGTAGGAAGGGTAGTGGactgcaggggtggcttctgtgagaagctgctccaggcttCCCCCTGGGTCCGACAGAGGCCTTGAATGGATTAAAAACATGGATTGCCACGTATTAAACAAATTCTCCACTGCCTGTGCGCTGTAGGCAGGAAACCGAACGGATGGAGTCTGAACTGTTACTCCTCTTCAGGGTAGGGGCCTCAGTGCCCAGGATGGGTGGAGCCCAACCCAACCCGTGAATGTTCCTCCTGTGGAACCTGAGCCAGAGCGGCGTGTCTGTACTGTTTTCACACTCTGCTTTTAGAACTTACTTACCAATTATTgcatttacatatatatatctcaAAAGCTTACTGCCACAGGAACCTGCCACGATCACTAGTGCTTCTTGTTTCATCTTGAACCGGGGCAGATGAGTAGCTCCCCACTTAACTGCGATTTTGGTGTCTCTGTAAAGCAGCACAAATAAATTTGTAGGTGATTCAGCTACAGCATTCAATGATAATAATTAGAATTAATAACGCTAAAAGCTGATATTCCTCTTTGTTTTACGTGCTAAAAACTGCAGGAAAGCCGTTTAAAGCCCAAATGCTCCGTGTCCCTGCCGCTCCCCGGctgcggcggcggggggcggtGACCGGCTCGGGGATTCAGGGGGGACCCTCAGGACGGGGCACCGTGAGGGGCGGGCTGCGGGGCACTGGGATAGCCAGGCTGTAGGACACCGTGGGGGCcgggctgcagggcactgggatAGCCAGGCTGTAGGACACCGTGAGGGGCGGGCTGCGGGGCACTGGGATAGCCAGGCTGTAGGACACCGTGAGGGCcgggctgcagggcactgggatAGCTAGGCTGTAGGATACCGTGAGGGATGAACTGCGGGACACTGGGATAGCCAGGCTGTAGGACACCGTGAGGGCcgggctgcagggcactgggatAGCTAGGCTGTAGGATACCGTGAGGGATGAACTGTGGGACACTGGGATAGCCAGGCTGTAGGACACCGTGGGGCCGGGCTGCGGGACACTGGGATAGCCAGGCTGGAGGACACCGTGAGGGCCGGGCTGCAGGCCccgggccgcgcggggccggAACCTTCGGGCGGCGCGCCGGAGCGCGGGGGACGCGCAGTGCTGCAGCGCCGCGGTGCGCGGTGGCGATGGAGGCGCTGGGTCTGGGCGCGCTCACCCCGGAGCAGGCGGCGGCCCCGGTGAACACGGTGGAGGTCAGCGGGGCAAGGGGCGAGCGGCCGGGGCGCCTCGGGCTCTCCCGGAGCGCGGCCGgaccgggctgggctgggccggggtGGAAGGAGTCGCCTGCGGGCGCACACGTGCAGTCCCCCCTGCCCGTGCTGCGCCGCTCGGGTGTGAGTGTGGGGGGTTTGTCTGGTCCGAGCTGCCCCTCATGAGCCCGGGTTCGGCCTGCTGAGGTACCGCCCTGTCCCCAGTCTCTGCCCGACCTGTGGTCCGCACGCAGTCGCTGAGCGGTCTGGGGTGGCGGGGACCTCACAGCTGCTGTCCTTCCATCCCcgtgccatggcagggactcCTCCCGCTAACCAGGCTGACCAGTGCCCCTTCCAGCCCGGACTTGAAATACTTAAGATTTAAATCATTGGTCTCATCACTAGGCCATCAGTTTAACTGCATTGCTATTTAACAGATTAAACCTCTTTTTTAAGGCAAAACATTTCAATCAACTGCTCTTCAGCTTTCCAGACCGTAAACGCTACTGCATATAAACTACAAGGGACCAGTAGTACAAGCTGCACCATACtgcatctttctctttttactgCATTAGCTTTGCCATTATTAGATGTTAAATTGGGATCACAAGCAGGATTAGTAGATTAACAAACAACAGCAGTGAAGGCTGAAAGCCAAGAGCACCATCAGCATTTCTGTGGATATAAGAAAGCTAACAAttttatatagattttttttttattattaattttgtagtatttttaaatggtagTAGGTGGAGAAGCCTGTGAGGGCTGGGAACACTCCTCCTGAGTAAAGAGATTTTGTCTCCAGCCAAAGATACATGCAAGCTTTTGCACTGCCTTGTGGGAGAAAGTGGGGTTGATGTAAAGAGATGTTCCCTGTGATCACTGAAGATTAGAAATTGGGGAAAGTTTCTGGGAACCTTGATGTATT
Coding sequences:
- the TCP11L2 gene encoding T-complex protein 11-like protein 2 isoform X1, producing the protein MPLSDDQNSDSDSSRLSESTASSSDSEYSRQSFNSDSSSKPSSPASASPPKVITFDELMAATRNLSNWTLAHEIAVNANFCIKHEDYPQNSFAGTVKQIVHKAFWDHLESELNEDPPEYEHAIKLFEEIKEILLSFLTPGANRIHNQICEVLDTDLIRQQAEHNAVDIPGLANYIINTMGKLCAPIRDNDIKQLKATDNIVELLRQIFHVLDLMKVDMANYTIKSLRPYLWHNLVDYERTKFQEILEETPSALNLTTEWIKESIEDELSSISDESSSSPGADGSSKPIISPTLVLNNGYLKLLQWDYCKTIPETLITDEVRLQELREKLNQLKVIACVSLITNNMVGAAIVDVPDFADQLKRISLPLLEGMNKKSFDLMEALNAIGIQICSTVNKSLSERGLPTLGEEMQSNLMGQIAHIVEKNNPVCSLIDKRIQLFMRSLLALPSFQKCMPTVPGGLSVIQTEIELLGSQYASIVNFNKKVYGPFYANILKKLLFPEAAMEKTEGVTSNN
- the TCP11L2 gene encoding T-complex protein 11-like protein 2 isoform X3 is translated as MPLSDDQNSDSDSSRLSESTASSSDSEYSRQSFNSDSSSKPSSPASASPPKVITFDELMAATRNLSNWTLAHEIAVNANFCIKHEDYPQNSFAGTVKQIVHKAFWDHLESELNEDPPEYEHAIKLFEEIKEILLSFLTPGANRIHNQICEVLDTDLIRQQAEHNAVDIPGLANYIINTMGKLCAPIRDNDIKQLKATDNIVELLRQIFHVLDLMKVDMANYTIKSLRPYLWHNLVDYERTKFQEILEETPSALNLTTEWIKESIEDELSSISDESSSSPGADGSSKPIISPTLVLNNGYLKLLQWDYCKTIPETLITDEVRLQELREKLNQLKVIACVSLITNNMVGAAIVDVPDFADQLKRISLPLLEGMNKNFDLMEALNAIGIQICSTVNKSLSERGLPTLGEEMQSNLMGQIAHIVEKNNPVCSLIDKRIQLFMRSLLALPSFQKCMPTVPGGLSVIQTEIELLGSQYASIVNFNKKVYGPFYANILKKLLFPEAAMEKTEGVTSNN
- the TCP11L2 gene encoding T-complex protein 11-like protein 2 isoform X2, with the protein product MPLSDDQNSDSDSSRLSESTASSSDSEYSRQSFNSDSSSKPSSPASSPPKVITFDELMAATRNLSNWTLAHEIAVNANFCIKHEDYPQNSFAGTVKQIVHKAFWDHLESELNEDPPEYEHAIKLFEEIKEILLSFLTPGANRIHNQICEVLDTDLIRQQAEHNAVDIPGLANYIINTMGKLCAPIRDNDIKQLKATDNIVELLRQIFHVLDLMKVDMANYTIKSLRPYLWHNLVDYERTKFQEILEETPSALNLTTEWIKESIEDELSSISDESSSSPGADGSSKPIISPTLVLNNGYLKLLQWDYCKTIPETLITDEVRLQELREKLNQLKVIACVSLITNNMVGAAIVDVPDFADQLKRISLPLLEGMNKKSFDLMEALNAIGIQICSTVNKSLSERGLPTLGEEMQSNLMGQIAHIVEKNNPVCSLIDKRIQLFMRSLLALPSFQKCMPTVPGGLSVIQTEIELLGSQYASIVNFNKKVYGPFYANILKKLLFPEAAMEKTEGVTSNN
- the TCP11L2 gene encoding T-complex protein 11-like protein 2 isoform X4, with translation MPLSDDQNSDSDSSRLSESTASSSDSEYSRQSFNSDSSSKPSSPASSPPKVITFDELMAATRNLSNWTLAHEIAVNANFCIKHEDYPQNSFAGTVKQIVHKAFWDHLESELNEDPPEYEHAIKLFEEIKEILLSFLTPGANRIHNQICEVLDTDLIRQQAEHNAVDIPGLANYIINTMGKLCAPIRDNDIKQLKATDNIVELLRQIFHVLDLMKVDMANYTIKSLRPYLWHNLVDYERTKFQEILEETPSALNLTTEWIKESIEDELSSISDESSSSPGADGSSKPIISPTLVLNNGYLKLLQWDYCKTIPETLITDEVRLQELREKLNQLKVIACVSLITNNMVGAAIVDVPDFADQLKRISLPLLEGMNKNFDLMEALNAIGIQICSTVNKSLSERGLPTLGEEMQSNLMGQIAHIVEKNNPVCSLIDKRIQLFMRSLLALPSFQKCMPTVPGGLSVIQTEIELLGSQYASIVNFNKKVYGPFYANILKKLLFPEAAMEKTEGVTSNN
- the TCP11L2 gene encoding T-complex protein 11-like protein 2 isoform X5, translated to MAATRNLSNWTLAHEIAVNANFCIKHEDYPQNSFAGTVKQIVHKAFWDHLESELNEDPPEYEHAIKLFEEIKEILLSFLTPGANRIHNQICEVLDTDLIRQQAEHNAVDIPGLANYIINTMGKLCAPIRDNDIKQLKATDNIVELLRQIFHVLDLMKVDMANYTIKSLRPYLWHNLVDYERTKFQEILEETPSALNLTTEWIKESIEDELSSISDESSSSPGADGSSKPIISPTLVLNNGYLKLLQWDYCKTIPETLITDEVRLQELREKLNQLKVIACVSLITNNMVGAAIVDVPDFADQLKRISLPLLEGMNKKSFDLMEALNAIGIQICSTVNKSLSERGLPTLGEEMQSNLMGQIAHIVEKNNPVCSLIDKRIQLFMRSLLALPSFQKCMPTVPGGLSVIQTEIELLGSQYASIVNFNKKVYGPFYANILKKLLFPEAAMEKTEGVTSNN